A genomic region of Microlunatus sagamiharensis contains the following coding sequences:
- the aztC gene encoding zinc ABC transporter substrate-binding protein AztC produces MTARRPGGRGRALAGLLVAAALALAGCTATTDDRPRVVVSTNVLGDVVGELVGDQAEVMTLMKPDADPHSFQVSAQEAARLRSSDLVVSNGLGLEEGLQRHLDAAAADGVRTFVAGDVVEVLDHATGDAAGTPDPHLWTDPARMLDVVDALQPVLAGLDGVDPEQLAARTAAYRGRLEALDAEMVAAFAAIPADRRALVTNHHVFGYLAQRFDFRVVGAVVPSGTTLAAPSSSDLADLVTAVREAGVPVVFAESSSPDRLARALAREAGVQVRVVELYTESLTAADGGAPTYLDMMRANTERIADGLSS; encoded by the coding sequence GTGACCGCCCGCAGGCCCGGCGGCCGGGGCCGCGCGCTGGCCGGCCTCCTGGTCGCCGCGGCGCTCGCCCTGGCCGGCTGCACCGCGACGACCGACGACCGGCCGCGGGTCGTCGTCTCCACCAACGTCCTCGGCGACGTCGTCGGCGAGCTCGTCGGCGACCAGGCCGAGGTCATGACGCTCATGAAGCCCGACGCGGACCCGCACTCCTTCCAGGTCTCCGCGCAGGAGGCGGCGCGGCTGCGCTCGTCCGACCTCGTCGTGTCGAACGGGCTCGGGCTCGAGGAGGGGCTGCAGCGCCACCTCGACGCGGCGGCGGCGGACGGCGTCCGCACCTTCGTGGCCGGCGACGTCGTCGAGGTGCTCGACCACGCCACCGGCGACGCCGCCGGCACCCCCGACCCGCACCTGTGGACCGACCCCGCGCGGATGCTCGACGTCGTCGACGCCCTGCAGCCCGTGCTGGCCGGCCTCGACGGCGTGGACCCCGAGCAGCTCGCGGCCCGCACGGCGGCGTACCGGGGCCGGCTCGAGGCGCTCGACGCCGAGATGGTGGCGGCCTTCGCCGCGATCCCCGCCGATCGGCGCGCGCTGGTGACGAACCACCACGTCTTCGGCTACCTCGCTCAGCGCTTCGACTTCCGCGTCGTCGGCGCGGTGGTGCCGAGCGGCACGACGCTCGCCGCGCCGTCCTCCTCCGACCTCGCCGACCTCGTCACCGCCGTCCGCGAGGCGGGCGTGCCCGTCGTGTTCGCGGAGTCGTCGTCGCCGGACCGGCTCGCCCGGGCGCTCGCCCGCGAGGCCGGTGTGCAGGTGCGCGTGGTCGAGCTCTACACCGAGTCGCTCACCGCCGCGGACGGGGGAGCGCCCACCTACCTGGACATGATGCGCGCCAACACGGAGCGCATCGCCGACGGGCTCTCGTCCTGA
- a CDS encoding histidine phosphatase family protein has product MTAAELVLVRHGESMGNVAAAAAHEADAEVIEVGERDADVPLSDLGRDQARALGRGITDLLADGRPTLVWSSTYVRARQTAEIALSAAGEDRRVALDERLRDRELGVLDLLTTRGVQARFPLEAARRRWLGKFYHRPPGGESWADVVLRVRNFVRDLDAVPEGTRALLVCHDALVLSFRYVCEALTEAEVLDIGASTPVLNVSITQLVREPDLTWSLARFNDVGHLEASDVPVTRHGSESSVHPSDRPDDHPHA; this is encoded by the coding sequence GTGACCGCCGCTGAGCTCGTGCTCGTCCGACACGGCGAGAGCATGGGGAACGTCGCCGCCGCGGCGGCCCACGAGGCCGACGCCGAGGTCATCGAGGTGGGCGAGCGCGACGCCGACGTCCCGCTCTCCGACCTCGGGCGCGACCAGGCCCGGGCGCTCGGGCGCGGGATCACGGACCTGCTGGCCGACGGCCGGCCCACCCTGGTGTGGTCGTCGACCTACGTCCGGGCCCGCCAGACCGCCGAGATCGCGCTGTCCGCGGCGGGCGAGGACCGCCGGGTCGCGCTCGACGAGCGGCTGCGCGACCGCGAGCTGGGGGTGCTCGACCTGCTGACCACCCGCGGGGTGCAGGCGCGCTTCCCGCTCGAGGCGGCGCGGCGCCGCTGGCTCGGCAAGTTCTACCACCGGCCCCCGGGCGGCGAGTCCTGGGCGGACGTGGTGCTGCGCGTCCGCAACTTCGTCCGCGACCTCGACGCCGTGCCCGAGGGGACCCGCGCCCTCCTCGTCTGCCACGACGCCCTGGTGCTGTCGTTCCGCTACGTCTGCGAGGCGCTCACCGAGGCGGAGGTGCTCGACATCGGGGCGTCGACGCCGGTGCTGAACGTCTCGATCACCCAGCTCGTCCGCGAGCCCGACCTGACCTGGTCGCTCGCCCGGTTCAACGACGTGGGCCACCTCGAGGCCTCCGACGTCCCCGTCACCCGCCACGGAAGCGAGAGCAGTGTCCACCCCTCCGACCGGCCCGACGACCACCCCCACGCGTGA
- a CDS encoding DUF3099 domain-containing protein, translating to MATTAAPLSSITTARAGASVDTSQRIRRYAITMAFRTACFLLAVTVAHGWLQWALFAGAVFLPYMGVLLANQADEKGLRKPARPADDDAPQLTTGPEPEYVEGVVIDDSETVSGTVR from the coding sequence GTGGCCACCACCGCCGCCCCCCTGTCCAGCATCACCACCGCCCGTGCCGGCGCCAGCGTCGACACGAGCCAGCGGATCCGCCGCTACGCCATCACCATGGCCTTCCGGACGGCCTGCTTCCTGCTCGCCGTCACCGTCGCCCACGGGTGGCTCCAGTGGGCGCTGTTCGCCGGCGCCGTCTTCCTGCCCTACATGGGCGTCCTGCTGGCCAACCAGGCCGACGAGAAGGGCCTGCGCAAGCCGGCCCGCCCGGCCGACGACGACGCGCCGCAGCTGACGACGGGCCCCGAGCCCGAGTACGTCGAGGGCGTTGTCATCGACGACTCCGAGACGGTCTCCGGCACCGTCCGCTGA
- a CDS encoding ANTAR domain-containing protein, with the protein MATTPLRALRVPEPLWRAAQARAAACGETVSEVVRRGLAEYVALGELEELGHGSDRPASARSSSGAPRTEPDAEAVVLLAQGMIMYRLGHDAETAAAHLRSLAVTWEVDLEEAARSVVAAPVSPGLLDQA; encoded by the coding sequence GTGGCCACCACCCCGCTGAGGGCGCTCCGCGTCCCCGAGCCCTTGTGGCGGGCGGCCCAGGCCCGTGCCGCGGCGTGCGGGGAGACGGTGAGCGAGGTGGTCCGTCGCGGTCTCGCGGAGTACGTCGCCCTGGGCGAGCTCGAGGAGCTCGGGCACGGGTCGGACCGGCCCGCATCGGCCCGTTCCTCGTCCGGCGCCCCGAGGACCGAGCCGGACGCCGAGGCCGTGGTGCTGCTGGCGCAGGGCATGATCATGTACCGCCTCGGGCACGACGCCGAGACGGCCGCTGCGCACCTCCGCAGCCTGGCCGTGACGTGGGAGGTCGACCTCGAGGAGGCCGCCCGCTCGGTCGTCGCGGCCCCGGTGTCGCCCGGTCTGCTCGACCAGGCCTAG
- a CDS encoding NAD(P)H-hydrate dehydratase: MSTPPTGPTTTPTRDLTPSLLRGWALPDVGDSKYSRGQVLVVGGAARTPGAAQLAGLAALRVGAGHLTLAVAEQAAVPMAVATPEAGVYGLPQNPQGSVTGEGAALLEDQLGSADVVVLGPGLDDPELTADLVRAAVPLLSDDAWLVLDAYALGVLPGMREVVEPLAGRLVLTPNSSEGGRLLGRDLDDLEADVREIARTYGAVVSCQTLVADPDGRCWRTGAGQVGLATSGSGDVLAGAVAGLLARGTEPAQAVCWASHVHAAAGDRLAASVGRLGFLANELLAELPRVLVELGA, from the coding sequence GTGTCCACCCCTCCGACCGGCCCGACGACCACCCCCACGCGTGACCTGACCCCGAGCCTGCTGCGCGGCTGGGCCCTGCCCGACGTCGGCGACTCCAAGTACTCCCGGGGCCAGGTCCTGGTCGTCGGCGGAGCCGCCCGTACGCCCGGCGCCGCGCAGCTCGCCGGTCTCGCGGCCCTGCGGGTCGGGGCCGGCCACCTGACCCTCGCGGTCGCCGAGCAGGCCGCCGTGCCCATGGCCGTGGCGACGCCCGAGGCCGGCGTCTACGGCCTGCCGCAGAACCCGCAAGGCTCGGTGACCGGCGAGGGCGCTGCGCTGCTGGAGGACCAGCTCGGCTCGGCCGACGTGGTCGTGCTGGGTCCCGGGCTCGACGACCCCGAGCTCACCGCCGACCTGGTGCGCGCCGCGGTCCCGCTGCTCTCCGACGACGCGTGGCTCGTCCTCGACGCGTACGCACTCGGCGTGCTGCCCGGGATGAGGGAGGTCGTCGAGCCGCTGGCCGGGCGGCTCGTCCTCACCCCGAACTCCTCCGAGGGCGGCCGCCTCCTCGGGCGCGACCTCGACGACCTGGAGGCGGACGTGCGCGAGATCGCCCGCACCTACGGCGCTGTCGTCTCCTGCCAGACCCTCGTCGCCGACCCGGACGGTCGCTGCTGGCGCACCGGCGCCGGCCAGGTCGGGCTCGCCACGTCGGGCAGCGGCGACGTGCTGGCCGGGGCGGTCGCCGGTCTCCTGGCCCGCGGCACCGAGCCGGCGCAGGCGGTCTGCTGGGCCAGCCACGTGCACGCGGCCGCCGGCGACCGGCTCGCGGCGTCGGTGGGCCGGCTCGGCTTCCTGGCGAACGAGCTGCTGGCCGAGCTGCCCCGGGTCCTGGTCGAGCTCGGCGCCTAG
- the aztA gene encoding zinc ABC transporter ATP-binding protein AztA — translation MDITSSPSGRAVVLRGVRVDFGAHHALRGVDLELSAGRVTAVAGPNGAGKTTLLEVVAGTRRPSAGTRSAPRTVAFVPQRAAVPDRLPVTVRDVVTVGTWRRPEVRRRQGTGRRAAVDEALERLDLTGVADRPFAVLSGGQRQRALLAQGLVGRADLLLLDEPTTGLDAASSARIRALVANEARRGAAVLCVSHDPALLETADRVVHLEDGRVVTGARVPTQSGRRTAHSNPT, via the coding sequence GTGGACATCACCTCGTCACCGTCCGGCCGAGCCGTGGTCCTGCGCGGCGTCCGGGTCGACTTCGGCGCCCACCACGCCCTGCGTGGCGTCGACCTGGAGCTCTCGGCAGGTCGGGTCACCGCGGTCGCCGGACCCAACGGGGCCGGCAAGACGACCCTCCTCGAGGTCGTCGCGGGCACACGCCGACCGTCGGCGGGCACGCGGTCGGCGCCGCGCACCGTGGCCTTCGTGCCGCAGCGCGCCGCGGTCCCCGACCGGCTCCCGGTCACCGTGCGCGACGTGGTGACGGTCGGGACCTGGCGCCGTCCGGAGGTGCGCCGTCGCCAGGGCACCGGACGACGCGCCGCGGTCGACGAGGCGCTCGAGCGCCTCGACCTGACCGGCGTGGCCGACCGGCCGTTCGCCGTGCTGTCCGGCGGTCAGCGCCAGCGCGCCCTGCTCGCCCAGGGCCTCGTCGGGCGAGCGGACCTGCTCCTCCTCGACGAGCCGACCACGGGCCTCGACGCCGCCAGCAGCGCCCGCATCCGGGCCCTGGTCGCCAACGAGGCCCGACGTGGGGCGGCCGTGCTGTGCGTCTCGCACGACCCCGCGCTGCTCGAGACCGCGGACCGGGTCGTCCACCTCGAGGACGGGCGGGTCGTCACGGGAGCACGAGTTCCGACGCAGAGCGGAAGAAGGACAGCCCACTCCAATCCGACGTGA
- a CDS encoding sensor histidine kinase produces MKWSPPDSTIRVRLTGNRLVVADSGPGIAEADLPYVFDRFFRGASGRYTQGTGLGLSIVAKTVEDHGGTVRAGRSADGGAEFTVRLPGVTHVEALPSILVPAS; encoded by the coding sequence GTGAAGTGGAGCCCCCCGGACAGCACGATCCGCGTGCGCCTGACGGGCAACCGCCTGGTCGTCGCCGACTCCGGGCCGGGGATCGCCGAGGCGGACCTGCCGTACGTCTTCGACCGGTTCTTCCGCGGCGCCTCGGGGCGTTACACGCAGGGCACCGGCCTCGGGCTGTCGATCGTGGCGAAGACGGTCGAGGACCACGGCGGCACCGTACGGGCCGGTCGGTCGGCCGACGGCGGCGCCGAGTTCACGGTCCGGCTGCCGGGGGTCACCCATGTCGAGGCGCTGCCCAGCATCCTCGTCCCGGCCTCCTGA
- a CDS encoding MFS transporter has product MGDLGRFRDGPGARGGRVDPAAQDQEHHDRERPGHDQHGERGPERTGEGGNPGHQQRAGDGARLVQGLVHLTQDRVVSVATVPLVYAAAMGAEALAALATGWAYDRVGGRVLLVLPLLVALVPPLAFTGSALVAVVGVLLWGAANGLQDSTVKALVADLVPRGRRATAYGVFAAVQGGAAVAGGALAGALYERSLPALVVVVGATQVVALVLLVTTLRKTVPRASAPDYTGES; this is encoded by the coding sequence GTGGGCGACCTCGGCCGGTTCCGGGACGGGCCGGGCGCGCGCGGCGGGCGGGTCGATCCGGCGGCGCAGGACCAGGAGCACCACGATCGCGAGCGCCCCGGGCACGACCAGCACGGCGAACGCGGGCCAGAGCGCACCGGCGAGGGCGGCAACCCCGGCCACCAGCAGCGGGCCGGCGACGGCGCCCGACTGGTCCAGGGCCTTGTGCACCTGACCCAGGACCGCGTGGTGTCGGTGGCGACCGTCCCGCTCGTCTACGCCGCGGCCATGGGCGCCGAGGCCCTGGCCGCCCTGGCGACGGGGTGGGCGTACGACCGGGTCGGCGGCCGGGTGCTGCTCGTGCTGCCGCTGCTCGTCGCGCTGGTCCCGCCGCTGGCCTTCACCGGCTCGGCGCTCGTCGCGGTCGTCGGGGTCCTGCTCTGGGGCGCGGCGAACGGGCTGCAGGACTCGACGGTCAAGGCGCTCGTCGCCGACCTGGTGCCGCGCGGGCGGCGCGCCACCGCGTACGGCGTGTTCGCCGCGGTGCAGGGCGGCGCAGCCGTCGCCGGGGGAGCGCTGGCCGGCGCTCTCTACGAACGTTCGCTGCCCGCCCTGGTCGTCGTGGTGGGCGCGACGCAGGTCGTGGCCCTCGTGCTCTTGGTCACAACGCTGCGAAAGACGGTCCCGCGGGCGTCCGCACCGGACTACACAGGTGAATCATGA
- a CDS encoding histidine kinase dimerization/phospho-acceptor domain-containing protein has translation MRALLERLARRPLHRRVTLLVVALVSVSILVSNLAGYVALRVTLQRASQSVATAMADDLAAPAASSITATGSLGPDLRQAGGTLVEATCTDGRVLRVPGSPGRLVLDPADLRAAASDAEPVLRTGVDEEGHRYTVAAVPAGTTGCALVVGRPLTTLDSILDAQQLVVLNVVLAGLLAAGVASTFVARSGLHPVHQLSDAVQHVTRTRDFQPVSISYAQGDLANLTASFNDLLRTLAETRERQTRLVADAGHELRTPLTSLTTNVDLLRTDLHRDVLTQAQRGRVLDDVGEQLAELSSMVRDLVQLSRDDTATAFRPSTCATRCAPPRSGSGAARAAVSWTCSWRSSTSSATRAGSSAPSRTCWTTR, from the coding sequence GTGAGGGCGCTCCTCGAACGCCTCGCCCGACGGCCGCTGCACCGGCGGGTCACGCTGCTCGTCGTCGCGCTGGTGAGCGTCTCCATCCTCGTCTCCAACCTCGCGGGCTACGTCGCCCTCCGGGTGACCCTGCAACGCGCCTCGCAGTCGGTCGCGACGGCGATGGCCGACGACCTCGCCGCGCCCGCCGCGAGCTCGATCACCGCAACGGGCTCCCTGGGCCCGGACCTGCGCCAGGCCGGCGGGACGCTCGTGGAGGCGACGTGCACCGACGGCCGTGTGCTGCGGGTCCCGGGCTCGCCGGGACGGCTGGTCCTCGACCCCGCCGACCTCCGGGCCGCCGCGAGCGATGCGGAGCCCGTCCTGCGCACCGGCGTCGACGAGGAGGGGCACCGCTACACCGTCGCCGCCGTGCCCGCCGGCACGACCGGCTGCGCCCTGGTGGTCGGGCGCCCGCTCACCACGCTCGACTCCATCCTCGACGCGCAGCAGCTGGTCGTGCTGAACGTGGTCCTCGCGGGCCTGCTGGCGGCCGGGGTGGCGAGCACGTTCGTCGCCCGCTCGGGCCTGCACCCCGTCCACCAGCTCAGCGACGCTGTGCAGCACGTGACGCGGACCCGTGACTTCCAGCCCGTCTCGATCAGCTACGCCCAGGGGGACCTCGCGAACCTGACGGCCTCCTTCAACGACCTGCTGCGCACCCTCGCCGAGACCCGGGAGCGTCAGACCCGGCTGGTCGCCGACGCGGGGCACGAGCTGCGCACCCCGCTCACCAGCCTGACCACGAACGTCGACCTGCTGCGGACGGACCTGCACCGCGACGTCCTCACCCAGGCCCAGCGCGGCCGGGTCCTCGACGACGTCGGGGAGCAGCTCGCCGAGCTCAGCTCGATGGTCCGCGACCTGGTGCAGCTCTCCCGCGACGACACCGCGACCGCCTTCCGCCCCTCGACCTGCGCGACCCGGTGCGCGCCGCCGCGGAGCGGGTCCGGCGCCGCGCGGGCGGCCGTGTCCTGGACCTGCAGCTGGAGGAGTTCCACGTCGTCGGCGACGCGGGCGGGCTCGAGCGCGCCGTCACGAACCTGCTGGACAACGCGGTGA
- the aztB gene encoding zinc ABC transporter permease AztB: MDVLTAGLLEPFSLDLLRRALLGGSLVAVLCGVIGTWVVVRGMAFLGEALAHGMLPGVALATVLGLPVLVGGALSAVAMSLGVAALQRRGRLSYDTSIGLLFVAMLALGVIVISHSSSFATDATAILFGDILAITPLDLVLLGVASVVGVVAVALAHRPLVALALDPRVAAVLGLRPRLAQAVLVGLVTLAVVASYQAVGSLLVVGLLLAPAVAAGHWTARIPTRMVLAAVLGVVAVLVGLVVSWYAATAAGASVAAAAIAIAGLSWAARGATTALTARPSLRSLPA, encoded by the coding sequence ATGGACGTGCTGACCGCCGGGCTGCTGGAGCCCTTCTCCCTCGACCTCCTCCGGCGCGCCCTGCTCGGCGGCAGCCTGGTGGCGGTCCTCTGCGGCGTCATCGGCACCTGGGTGGTCGTGCGCGGCATGGCCTTCCTCGGGGAGGCGCTGGCTCACGGGATGCTCCCGGGCGTGGCGCTCGCCACCGTCCTCGGGTTGCCGGTGCTGGTCGGCGGGGCGCTCAGCGCGGTGGCGATGAGCCTCGGTGTCGCGGCGCTGCAGCGGCGCGGACGGCTGTCGTACGACACGAGCATCGGCCTGCTGTTCGTCGCGATGCTCGCCCTGGGCGTCATCGTCATCTCGCACTCGTCCAGCTTCGCCACCGACGCGACGGCCATCCTCTTCGGCGACATCCTCGCGATCACCCCGCTCGACCTGGTGCTGCTGGGCGTCGCCTCCGTCGTGGGCGTCGTCGCGGTGGCCCTCGCGCACCGCCCGCTGGTCGCGCTGGCGCTGGACCCGCGGGTGGCCGCCGTGCTCGGTCTGCGCCCGCGGCTCGCCCAGGCCGTGCTCGTCGGGCTCGTCACCCTGGCCGTCGTCGCGTCGTACCAGGCGGTCGGCTCGCTCCTCGTCGTCGGCCTGCTGCTCGCCCCAGCGGTCGCCGCCGGGCACTGGACCGCGCGCATCCCCACCCGGATGGTGCTCGCCGCGGTCCTCGGGGTCGTCGCGGTCCTCGTCGGGCTGGTCGTCTCCTGGTACGCCGCGACCGCGGCCGGGGCGTCGGTCGCCGCGGCCGCGATCGCGATCGCCGGGCTGTCCTGGGCCGCCCGCGGTGCCACGACGGCCCTGACCGCCCGGCCCTCTTTGCGGTCCCTGCCCGCCTGA
- a CDS encoding GntR family transcriptional regulator: MGHPNGTERPNLTAHGYVLQRMRQAILDGELPSGSRLIQAELAQQFDVSITPVREALRDLAGEGLVVFDPHRGSRVRSFDLGEVQEIYQIRMALEPLMVSRMIGQVDADRLDEAARLIRKMERTKDINVWSDLNRRFHACFAEEGRTSRLATILSGLRDSASVYVGLSLRASPERRAESDREHTQILEAYRRGDTEAATRLAVQHMRTTLVTIEEAHERGLL, translated from the coding sequence GTGGGGCACCCGAACGGCACCGAACGACCCAACCTGACCGCCCACGGCTACGTCCTGCAGCGGATGCGCCAGGCGATCCTCGACGGAGAGCTGCCCTCCGGCTCGCGCCTGATCCAGGCCGAGCTGGCCCAGCAGTTCGACGTGAGCATCACGCCCGTGCGGGAGGCGCTGCGCGACCTCGCGGGCGAGGGGCTGGTCGTCTTCGACCCGCACCGTGGCTCGCGCGTACGCAGCTTCGATCTCGGCGAGGTCCAGGAGATCTACCAGATCCGGATGGCCCTCGAGCCGCTGATGGTGAGCCGGATGATCGGGCAGGTGGACGCCGACCGGCTCGACGAGGCGGCGCGCCTGATCCGCAAGATGGAGCGGACCAAGGACATCAACGTCTGGTCCGACCTCAACCGGCGCTTCCACGCCTGCTTCGCCGAGGAGGGCCGGACGAGCCGGCTGGCCACCATCCTGTCCGGCCTGCGCGACAGCGCGTCGGTCTACGTCGGGCTGTCGTTGCGCGCGAGCCCGGAGCGCCGCGCCGAGTCCGACCGCGAGCACACGCAGATCCTCGAGGCCTACCGCCGCGGCGACACCGAGGCCGCGACCAGGCTGGCGGTCCAGCACATGCGGACGACGCTCGTGACGATCGAGGAGGCGCACGAGCGCGGCCTGCTCTGA
- a CDS encoding HNH endonuclease signature motif containing protein — translation MDDGAGLVEATPVELALDDCETAFAHLLKLVGDGGLVDHDDLGLVAVLQRVERLRNRHALLDHALVAEGEARRLPETLTQRSMAGVLTWALHLSRGEAARRVRAAEQLGSRRSMTGEVLAPLRPALAAAQESGEASPEQVDVCLRALATVDHRGFDPVEVSAAEELMAGFVVAFAPKPLADLTRQVVERVDPDGTLPADEVDAERRHLTLRTARDGMCVGEFRLTPTLGAKLKAVLSPLAAPRNSVVGEVEGRSVTEVDPRHHGQRIHDALEEVCDRLLRSGTLPDSGGTPATVIVTISAEDLRRRRGAGTTSDGTRLGAAAVAELVDSAVCFPTVVDARGVVLSMGRSSRLATPGQTMALVARDGGCSFPGCEHPPEWCERHHVVAWVDKGRTDLDNLTLLCRYHHRQFLARGWTCRMIDRLPTWTPPRWVDPQQRPLRNTRITTRHLVC, via the coding sequence ATGGACGACGGGGCCGGGCTGGTGGAGGCGACGCCGGTCGAGCTCGCCCTCGACGACTGCGAGACCGCCTTCGCGCACCTGCTGAAGCTCGTCGGTGACGGCGGCCTGGTCGATCACGACGACCTGGGCCTGGTCGCGGTGCTGCAGCGGGTCGAGCGGCTGCGCAACCGGCACGCCCTGCTCGACCACGCGCTGGTCGCCGAGGGCGAGGCCCGCCGGCTGCCCGAGACGTTGACCCAGCGGAGCATGGCCGGGGTCCTGACCTGGGCGCTGCACCTGTCGCGCGGCGAGGCCGCCCGGCGCGTGCGGGCTGCCGAGCAGCTCGGGTCACGACGCTCGATGACCGGCGAGGTGCTTGCGCCGCTGCGCCCCGCCCTGGCCGCAGCGCAGGAGTCGGGCGAGGCGAGCCCGGAGCAGGTCGACGTGTGCCTGCGCGCCCTCGCGACCGTCGATCATCGTGGCTTCGACCCGGTCGAGGTCAGCGCGGCGGAGGAGCTGATGGCCGGGTTCGTGGTCGCGTTCGCCCCGAAGCCGCTCGCCGACCTGACCCGGCAGGTGGTCGAGCGGGTCGACCCGGACGGGACCCTGCCGGCCGACGAGGTCGACGCCGAACGACGCCACCTCACCCTGCGGACCGCACGGGACGGGATGTGCGTGGGCGAGTTCCGGCTGACCCCGACCCTCGGGGCGAAGCTGAAGGCGGTCCTCTCACCCTTGGCGGCACCGAGGAACAGCGTGGTGGGTGAGGTCGAGGGCCGGTCGGTGACCGAGGTCGACCCGCGTCACCACGGTCAGCGGATACACGACGCGTTGGAGGAGGTCTGCGACCGGCTGCTGCGCTCGGGGACGCTGCCCGACTCCGGTGGCACCCCGGCGACGGTGATCGTGACGATCAGCGCCGAGGACCTCCGTCGGCGCCGCGGGGCGGGGACGACGAGCGACGGCACCCGCCTCGGGGCTGCGGCGGTGGCCGAGCTGGTGGACTCCGCGGTCTGCTTCCCGACGGTGGTGGACGCGCGGGGTGTGGTGCTGTCGATGGGCCGTTCGAGCCGCCTGGCGACACCGGGCCAGACGATGGCGCTCGTCGCGCGAGACGGCGGGTGCAGCTTCCCAGGGTGCGAGCACCCGCCCGAGTGGTGCGAACGCCACCACGTCGTCGCCTGGGTCGACAAGGGCCGTACCGATCTGGACAACCTGACCCTGCTGTGCCGCTACCACCACCGCCAGTTCCTGGCCCGGGGCTGGACGTGCCGGATGATCGACCGGCTCCCGACCTGGACCCCACCACGATGGGTCGACCCGCAGCAGAGACCGCTGCGCAACACCCGCATCACCACACGCCACCTCGTCTGCTGA
- a CDS encoding ANTAR domain-containing protein: MDLYGQFLGALRGRRRAGQDPTPADLAQSAATVLDADAAAVTLVQPVVRLPIGATDDRARLAEQVQATVGSTPSLLAATSSAPVGVVEAELAELWPLFHHALTQRTDVRSVTSFALREASGHVFAVLDLYSADPTWRPAGPLVPLQDSLMDLVAKILGVCIARRTSETWWPGDGSARRRQVWVAVGMLCEAAQVGEDDAMAMLRAYAFAHDLLLDEVAAELMAGRLVPDRIVQRA; this comes from the coding sequence ATGGACCTGTACGGGCAGTTCCTCGGCGCGCTGCGAGGACGGCGTCGCGCGGGCCAGGACCCGACTCCCGCCGACCTCGCGCAGAGCGCCGCGACGGTCCTGGACGCCGACGCGGCGGCGGTGACGCTGGTGCAGCCCGTCGTGCGGCTCCCGATCGGGGCCACCGACGACCGTGCGCGGCTGGCGGAGCAGGTGCAGGCGACGGTGGGCAGCACGCCCTCCCTGCTCGCCGCCACCTCCTCGGCGCCGGTCGGCGTCGTCGAGGCCGAGCTGGCGGAGCTGTGGCCGCTGTTCCACCACGCGCTGACCCAGCGGACCGACGTCCGCTCCGTGACGTCCTTCGCGCTGCGCGAGGCGTCCGGGCACGTCTTCGCCGTCCTCGACCTCTACAGCGCCGACCCCACGTGGCGCCCCGCGGGACCGTTGGTCCCGCTGCAGGACTCGCTGATGGACCTGGTGGCCAAGATCCTCGGCGTCTGCATCGCCCGGCGGACGAGCGAGACCTGGTGGCCGGGCGACGGCAGCGCTCGCCGCCGTCAGGTCTGGGTGGCGGTCGGCATGCTCTGCGAGGCGGCCCAGGTCGGGGAGGACGACGCCATGGCGATGCTGCGCGCGTACGCCTTCGCCCACGACCTGCTGCTCGACGAGGTCGCCGCCGAGCTGATGGCCGGGCGGCTCGTGCCCGACCGCATCGTCCAGCGCGCCTGA